The Trichomycterus rosablanca isolate fTriRos1 chromosome 15, fTriRos1.hap1, whole genome shotgun sequence genome contains a region encoding:
- the LOC134328767 gene encoding serine/threonine-protein kinase pim-1-like, giving the protein MYKKKSRNSMVDIADLRQCTAKHYRSIGRRCCFQVVSPTKIWVLQADSEENREAWIRTIQNMVANTDGDRTDDSITSRSDEVVDLSPKQEGSSSSSKSRGSQNTQRDSLHPRSASGTSVESVEATVGGTSHIEESPEELSTITSSSDSIHTAGDESTTTGKHSVQRGRAPSKECFNSRYRVGKLLGKGGCGSVFAGLCEADGKQVAIKVVLKSGCDRFITILGEKNALPVEVALMLMVSEPPRCKYVLELLEWFDRPECYVLILERPARCMDLYEYRRNGSLPECLAQMIMWQVVLAACHCRNRGVLHRDIKEQNLLVSFHTLEIKLIDFGCGDLLKSTPYRRFAGTMLYAPPEWIEEGKYHGCAATVWSLGVLLFVSVWRAAILE; this is encoded by the exons ATGTACAAGAAGAAATCCAGG AATAGCATGGTGGACATAGCCGATTTACGCCAGTGCACGGCCAAACACTACCGGAGCATCGGACGCCGTTGCTGCTTCCAGGTGGTTTCACCTACAAA gatctgGGTATTGCAGGCTGATTCAGAGGAGAATAGAGAGGCTTGGATCAGAACCATTCAGAACATGGTTGCTAACACCGATGGTGACAGAACAGACGACTCCATCACTTCCCGATCAGATGAGGTGGTGGATTTGAGCCCAAAACAGGAAGGATCCAGTAGCTCCTCTAAATCACGTGGatcacaaaacacacagagagactcGCTACATCCACGATCCGCTTCTGGAACTTCAG TCGAGAGCGTTGAAGCTACAGTTGGAGGGACCTCACACATTGAAGAGAGCCCGGAGGAACTGAGCACCATCACTTCCTCCAGTGACTccatccacacag ctggTGATGAGAGCACGACTACAGGAAAGCACTCGGTCCAGAGAGGCAGAGCTCCATCCAAAG AGTGCTTCAATAGCCGGTACAGAGTGGGAAAGCTTCTGGGGAAAGGAGGCTGCGGTTCTGTGTTTGCAGGACTTTGTGAGGCCGATGGAAAACAG GTTGCTATTAAGGTTGTGCTGAAGAGTGGCTGTGACAGATTCATCACCATT CTTGGCGAGAAGAACGCTCTCCCTGTAGAGGTGGCGTTGATGCTGATGGTGTCCGAGCCACCTCGCTGTAAATACGTCCTGGAGCTCCTGGAATGGTTCGACAGGCCCGAGTGCTACGTCTTGATCCTGGAGCGACCCGCCCGCTGCATGGACCTCTACGAATACCGAAGGAACGGCTCACTTCCCGAATGTCTGGCTCAGATGATCATGTGGCAGGTGGTTCTCGCCGCCTGTCACTGCCGTAATCGCGGGGTTCTCCATCGGGATATCAAGGAGCAGAACCTTCTGGTCAGTTTCCACACCTTAGAGATCAAGCTCATAGACTTTGGCTGTGGGGACTTGCTGAAGTCGACCCCCTACAGACGTTTTGCAG GCACCATGCTATACGCCCCACCTGAATGGATCGAGGAAGGTAAGTATCATGGTTGCGCTGCAACGGTGTGGAGCCTGGGTGTCCttttgtttgttagtgtgtggagAGCTGCCATTCTGGAATGA